One genomic region from Prochlorococcus marinus CUG1433 encodes:
- the rpmH gene encoding 50S ribosomal protein L34, which translates to MTKRTFGGTSRKRKRVSGFRVRMRSHTGRRVIKSRRQKGRERIAV; encoded by the coding sequence ATGACTAAAAGAACATTTGGCGGAACTTCAAGAAAAAGAAAACGTGTATCAGGTTTCAGAGTTAGAATGCGTTCTCACACCGGAAGAAGAGTTATTAAAAGCAGAAGACAAAAAGGTAGAGAAAGAATAGCTGTTTAA
- a CDS encoding CopG family transcriptional regulator, translating to MKSANPENEYIPLDLRISVRRGTLRLISEMAQDMGISINEVFSFLAEDSVIDLELLEDLNKIEIPNKCSLDDLKNAIKKQGMC from the coding sequence ATGAAGTCAGCAAACCCTGAAAATGAATATATCCCCTTAGATCTGAGGATCTCTGTTAGAAGAGGTACTTTAAGACTCATTTCAGAGATGGCTCAAGATATGGGAATAAGCATTAATGAAGTCTTTAGTTTTTTAGCAGAAGACTCTGTGATCGATCTTGAATTACTCGAAGATTTGAATAAAATTGAAATTCCCAATAAGTGCAGCCTTGATGATCTGAAAAACGCAATTAAGAAACAAGGTATGTGTTAA
- the sppA gene encoding signal peptide peptidase SppA: MIWPFRRKSKKRIARIVIDEPITSSTRVSVLKALKQIEDREFPALIVRIDSPGGTVGDSQEIYSAIKRLKEKGCKVIASFGNISASGGVYIGVASDKIIANPGTITGSIGVIIRGNNLSELLDKVGIKFETVKSGVFKDILSPDKPLSKEGRGLLQGLIDESYKQFTEAVAEGRNLPVEEVRKFSDGRIFTGTQAKELGLVDEIGDEFVARELASKMVNIDPKIQPLTFGKKKKKILGLIPGSRIIEKAINYILFEVDSSNKILWLYKP, translated from the coding sequence ATGATTTGGCCTTTTAGACGAAAGTCAAAAAAAAGAATTGCTCGTATCGTAATTGATGAGCCTATTACAAGTTCAACAAGAGTTTCTGTCCTCAAAGCTCTTAAACAAATTGAGGATAGAGAATTTCCTGCCTTAATCGTGAGAATTGATTCCCCAGGAGGTACTGTGGGCGATAGCCAGGAAATATACTCTGCTATAAAGAGACTAAAAGAAAAGGGGTGTAAAGTCATTGCAAGTTTCGGGAACATATCAGCATCAGGGGGAGTTTACATTGGAGTTGCATCTGACAAAATAATTGCAAATCCAGGAACAATTACTGGGTCTATTGGTGTGATTATAAGAGGAAATAATCTTTCTGAATTATTAGATAAAGTAGGAATTAAATTCGAAACTGTTAAAAGTGGTGTATTTAAAGATATTCTTTCTCCTGATAAACCTTTAAGTAAGGAGGGTCGAGGACTACTTCAAGGACTAATAGATGAAAGTTATAAACAATTTACTGAAGCTGTGGCTGAAGGGAGAAATTTGCCTGTTGAAGAAGTAAGAAAATTTTCTGATGGAAGAATTTTCACTGGAACTCAAGCAAAAGAACTAGGACTTGTCGATGAAATTGGAGATGAATTTGTTGCGAGGGAACTTGCTTCAAAAATGGTTAATATTGATCCAAAAATTCAACCCTTAACTTTTGGGAAGAAAAAAAAGAAAATACTTGGGTTAATACCAGGAAGCAGAATAATTGAAAAAGCTATCAACTATATCTTATTTGAGGTTGATTCATCTAATAAAATACTGTGGTTATATAAACCATAA
- the fldA gene encoding flavodoxin FldA — protein MTVGIYYATTTGKTEDVADRLHNFISSAEAPKDVSDVDDLSEFESLDGIICGIPTWNTGADEERSGTAWDSILEDIGELSLSGKKVAIFGLGDSSTYTENYCDAMEELHSYFTKAGAEMVGYVDKSSYTFDESKSVMGENFCGLPLDEDSESDLTDSRLETWASQLKNEIPSLT, from the coding sequence ATGACTGTAGGAATTTATTACGCAACTACAACTGGAAAAACGGAAGATGTAGCTGATCGTCTTCACAACTTTATTTCTTCAGCAGAAGCACCTAAGGATGTATCCGATGTCGATGATCTTTCTGAGTTTGAGAGCCTTGATGGAATTATCTGTGGAATTCCAACTTGGAATACTGGAGCAGATGAAGAAAGATCAGGAACTGCATGGGATTCAATCTTGGAGGATATTGGAGAACTAAGTTTGTCGGGGAAAAAGGTTGCAATTTTTGGTTTGGGAGATTCTTCTACCTATACAGAAAATTATTGTGATGCCATGGAAGAACTTCATAGCTACTTCACTAAAGCAGGCGCCGAAATGGTTGGCTATGTAGATAAATCTTCTTATACATTTGATGAGTCTAAAAGTGTTATGGGAGAAAACTTTTGTGGATTACCACTCGATGAGGATAGCGAATCTGATTTGACCGATTCACGTCTTGAAACATGGGCTTCTCAGCTTAAGAATGAAATACCCTCACTTACGTAA
- a CDS encoding PH domain-containing protein, with translation MINMNEEIFYEGGPAKSDLIINLLAGLTILGLPFTFAAIVRALWLRYKITNKKISIDGGWFGKNKTQISLSKIEEIRSIPRGFGSYGDMVLILDDGSKVEMKSIALFREKQKFIEENMNKRSQIPNLNEVEGFATKS, from the coding sequence ATGATTAACATGAATGAAGAAATCTTTTACGAAGGTGGGCCTGCAAAAAGCGATTTAATAATAAATCTTTTAGCAGGACTAACCATTCTTGGTTTACCGTTTACCTTTGCCGCAATAGTTAGGGCTTTGTGGTTGAGATATAAAATAACTAATAAGAAAATTTCGATAGATGGTGGATGGTTTGGTAAAAACAAAACCCAAATTTCTTTAAGTAAGATCGAAGAAATCAGATCAATTCCTAGGGGATTTGGTTCATATGGTGATATGGTTCTTATTCTTGACGACGGATCAAAGGTTGAAATGAAATCAATAGCTTTATTCAGAGAAAAGCAAAAATTTATTGAAGAAAATATGAATAAAAGATCACAAATTCCAAATCTCAACGAGGTAGAGGGATTTGCTACTAAATCCTAA
- a CDS encoding ribonuclease P protein component — protein MALPKDMRLKGHRTFNYIHKNCIKYHGKLMTFKVAKSNPEILLSHRIRSTSNNLKVAIAISKKVSKKAVVRNKIRRILQEWLLKNIPRINNHKPHWLLVNLKFGDFCNDRNRLLEEFQNLMFKSRLIK, from the coding sequence ATGGCCCTACCTAAAGATATGCGATTAAAAGGTCATAGGACTTTTAATTATATTCACAAAAATTGCATAAAATATCATGGGAAATTAATGACTTTTAAAGTTGCGAAATCAAATCCAGAAATACTCCTATCCCACAGAATTAGAAGCACTTCAAATAATCTAAAAGTAGCTATAGCTATTAGTAAAAAAGTTTCAAAAAAAGCTGTAGTTAGAAATAAAATAAGAAGAATTCTACAAGAGTGGTTATTAAAAAATATTCCAAGAATTAATAACCACAAACCTCATTGGTTACTTGTTAACCTTAAATTTGGGGATTTCTGCAATGATAGAAATAGACTTTTGGAGGAATTTCAAAACTTAATGTTCAAATCTCGTCTAATCAAATGA
- a CDS encoding DUF2808 domain-containing protein: MLKKTKKVILNFKILRFFLIPTILVSTPFFNDIQDAKAGLEFQWDQDSGYRRLKWFQKENKRRFRNTIYFFLRPSDRTADLLKINLVIPKTFKTKLSKEKISFCKVRIGGFESRTTCLEDIPADIELNTDKSSLTSLNIYPYSPIPSNKESYAIVFKVSNPNKSGLFQFHSYGQPKGKSDSRYLGSWTIVID; encoded by the coding sequence ATGTTAAAAAAAACAAAGAAAGTTATTTTAAATTTTAAGATTTTAAGATTTTTTCTTATCCCTACAATTTTAGTTTCGACTCCCTTTTTTAATGACATACAAGACGCTAAAGCAGGGCTCGAATTTCAGTGGGACCAAGACTCTGGATATAGACGATTAAAGTGGTTTCAAAAAGAAAATAAAAGAAGATTTAGAAATACAATTTATTTTTTCTTAAGGCCAAGTGATAGAACTGCTGATCTCTTAAAAATAAATCTAGTAATTCCCAAAACCTTTAAAACAAAGTTAAGCAAAGAAAAAATAAGTTTTTGTAAGGTAAGAATAGGCGGTTTTGAAAGTAGAACTACATGTCTTGAGGATATTCCAGCTGATATTGAGCTCAATACTGATAAATCATCCCTAACTTCATTGAATATTTACCCCTATAGCCCAATTCCCTCTAATAAAGAAAGTTATGCAATTGTCTTTAAAGTCTCCAACCCAAATAAATCGGGACTATTTCAATTCCACTCATACGGGCAACCCAAAGGAAAATCAGATTCAAGATATTTAGGAAGCTGGACTATAGTGATCGATTAA
- a CDS encoding SemiSWEET transporter, whose translation MNVDLFGYFAAILTTAAFLPQLIKTLKTKKADDVSLTTLIMFIIGVLSWIIYGYKISSTPILLANLITLILNLLILISKIYFSKI comes from the coding sequence ATGAATGTAGACTTATTCGGATATTTCGCCGCGATTTTAACAACAGCTGCATTTCTTCCTCAATTGATAAAGACTTTAAAAACAAAGAAGGCAGATGATGTTTCATTAACGACTTTGATAATGTTCATTATTGGGGTTTTATCTTGGATTATTTACGGATATAAAATTTCTTCTACACCAATTTTGTTAGCAAATTTAATTACCTTAATCTTAAATCTCTTGATATTAATATCAAAAATTTATTTTTCAAAAATTTAA
- a CDS encoding glycosyltransferase family 39 protein: MIFPFTKKRLLTLLIVFFAGIVIFIFGLGTTGLVDETPPLFASAGRAMSESGDWLTPKVNGMFRFDKPPLIYWLMGFFYSLPKNEIWDSYGTISARLPSALGSLFLMLMIGDTLFCWPQKGDKQFLTPIVASLAFALSPLIIIWSRTAVSDALLTGTLGISLLLFWRRMASDNNDQCLSAWLFLALAILSKGPVAFVLATCTITSFLFFQKNWKSLLLKINPKKGFLITILISLPWYILELIKEGKPFWDNFFGYHNFQRYTSVVNNHAEPFWFFLYIMILASLPFSPFLYHGIFITFKDFLKGFRGSYTISETLYTYSICWFTSVLIFFSISATKLPSYWLPAIPAAALLISNSFISLRNSKKTYLYFWIFNILILFGISVAFFFSNFWLNSINDPEMPNLATELISSGIIFKAKLYFSVLTVFAIILFSIKSKNILFYIQILLLIGQSFLMSPIRKLADTSRQLPLRNISKLILTIREGNETLAMIGIRKPSLHYYSRQIVFYEPNTKEGLINLSDRLNTDRRKNYEDHPDYDSNSLLVVIDEYSSNQQHWSNINHQKLGVYGIYNLWRIKKSDLIKYSDFYVKKGYKSNWRNRKVENF, translated from the coding sequence ATGATATTCCCCTTTACGAAAAAAAGGCTTTTAACTTTATTGATAGTTTTTTTTGCAGGGATTGTTATATTTATTTTCGGTTTAGGAACAACTGGACTGGTAGATGAAACTCCTCCTTTATTCGCATCTGCTGGGAGGGCAATGAGTGAATCTGGTGATTGGTTAACTCCTAAAGTTAATGGAATGTTCCGTTTTGATAAGCCGCCTCTAATATATTGGCTAATGGGTTTTTTTTACTCATTACCGAAAAACGAGATTTGGGATAGTTATGGGACAATCTCGGCAAGACTCCCTTCAGCTTTGGGATCTTTGTTTTTAATGTTGATGATTGGAGACACGTTGTTTTGTTGGCCACAGAAAGGTGATAAGCAATTTCTTACTCCAATAGTTGCTTCATTAGCTTTTGCGCTTTCTCCATTAATAATAATTTGGAGCAGAACTGCTGTTAGTGATGCTCTATTAACTGGAACCTTGGGAATTAGCCTACTTTTGTTTTGGAGAAGAATGGCGAGTGATAATAATGATCAATGTCTCTCAGCATGGCTATTTTTGGCTCTCGCAATTCTATCTAAAGGTCCTGTTGCATTTGTTTTGGCAACTTGTACCATTACATCTTTTTTATTTTTTCAGAAGAATTGGAAAAGTTTGCTTTTGAAGATAAACCCCAAGAAAGGTTTTTTGATAACAATTTTAATAAGCTTGCCTTGGTATATATTGGAACTCATAAAAGAAGGAAAGCCTTTTTGGGACAACTTTTTTGGTTATCATAATTTTCAAAGATACACGTCAGTCGTCAATAATCATGCAGAACCATTCTGGTTTTTTCTCTACATAATGATATTAGCTTCATTGCCATTTTCACCTTTCCTGTATCACGGTATATTTATAACTTTCAAAGATTTCTTGAAAGGTTTTAGAGGAAGTTACACGATTTCTGAAACACTTTACACATATTCTATTTGCTGGTTCACCTCAGTTTTAATTTTTTTTAGTATTTCTGCCACGAAATTACCAAGTTATTGGTTGCCAGCAATTCCAGCAGCAGCACTTTTAATCAGTAATAGCTTTATAAGCTTAAGAAATTCAAAAAAAACTTATTTATATTTTTGGATTTTTAATATTTTAATTTTGTTTGGTATCTCAGTAGCATTCTTTTTTTCAAATTTTTGGCTTAATTCTATAAATGATCCAGAGATGCCCAACCTAGCAACTGAACTGATAAGCTCAGGGATAATTTTTAAAGCTAAATTATATTTCTCTGTCCTTACAGTTTTTGCAATTATTTTATTTTCTATAAAATCAAAAAATATCCTTTTTTATATTCAAATTCTACTTTTAATTGGACAGTCTTTTTTGATGTCACCTATTAGAAAATTAGCAGATACTTCAAGACAATTACCTTTGAGGAATATATCGAAATTAATTTTAACTATTCGCGAGGGTAATGAAACCTTAGCGATGATTGGAATAAGAAAACCTTCTTTGCATTATTATTCGAGACAAATTGTTTTTTATGAACCAAATACTAAAGAGGGATTAATTAACCTTTCCGACAGACTAAACACAGATAGGAGAAAAAATTATGAAGACCATCCTGACTATGACTCCAATTCTTTATTAGTAGTGATAGATGAATATTCTTCAAATCAACAACATTGGTCAAATATTAATCATCAAAAATTGGGCGTATATGGAATTTATAATTTATGGCGAATTAAAAAAAGTGATTTAATTAAGTATTCGGATTTTTATGTCAAAAAAGGTTATAAATCCAATTGGAGAAATAGAAAAGTTGAGAATTTTTAA
- a CDS encoding chlorophyll a/b binding light-harvesting protein, producing MLQTYGKSDVTYDWYAGNSGVVGRSGKFIAAHAAHAGLMMFWAGAFGLFELARYDANIPIGSQKAIVLPHLAGIGIGGVENGVITEPYGIVVICTLHLIFSAVLGAGGLLHSNKFAGDLGDYPENSKPQKFDFEWDDPDKLTFILGHHLIFLGLGAIMFVEWARIHGIYDPVIGSTRQVIYNLDISAIWNHQFDFLKIDSLEDVMGGHAFLAFLEIIGGVFHICTKQFGEYTEFKGKGLLGAEAILSYSVVGVSYMAFVAAFWCASNTTIYPIDLYGEPLKLQFEFAPYFTDTVDLGSGLYSSRAWLANTHFYLGFFFLQGHLWHALRAMGFDFKKIGQAFDNIENTKITQN from the coding sequence GTGTTACAAACTTACGGAAAATCTGATGTCACCTATGACTGGTACGCTGGGAATTCTGGTGTTGTTGGCCGTTCAGGTAAATTCATAGCTGCTCATGCTGCCCATGCAGGTTTAATGATGTTCTGGGCAGGAGCTTTTGGATTATTTGAATTGGCTCGTTACGACGCCAATATTCCAATAGGCTCACAAAAAGCAATTGTTTTGCCCCACCTTGCGGGTATTGGAATTGGTGGCGTTGAAAATGGTGTTATTACAGAGCCATATGGAATAGTTGTAATTTGCACATTACATCTTATTTTTTCAGCAGTATTGGGTGCTGGGGGATTATTACACTCAAATAAATTTGCAGGTGATCTTGGAGACTATCCAGAAAACAGTAAGCCACAAAAATTTGATTTTGAATGGGATGATCCAGATAAATTGACTTTTATTCTTGGCCATCATCTAATCTTTCTTGGACTTGGAGCAATTATGTTCGTTGAATGGGCTCGTATTCATGGCATTTACGACCCAGTAATAGGTTCTACAAGGCAAGTTATTTACAATTTAGATATCTCCGCTATCTGGAATCATCAATTTGATTTTTTAAAAATCGATAGTCTGGAAGATGTTATGGGAGGACATGCTTTTCTAGCTTTCCTTGAAATAATAGGAGGAGTTTTCCATATTTGTACTAAACAATTTGGAGAATATACAGAATTTAAAGGTAAAGGATTACTTGGCGCCGAGGCAATCTTGTCATATTCAGTGGTTGGTGTTTCTTATATGGCTTTTGTTGCTGCTTTTTGGTGTGCTTCAAATACAACCATATATCCAATTGATCTATATGGAGAGCCTTTAAAGCTTCAATTTGAATTTGCCCCTTATTTTACCGATACAGTTGATTTGGGTTCAGGATTATATAGCTCAAGAGCTTGGCTTGCTAATACTCATTTTTATTTGGGTTTCTTCTTTTTACAAGGTCATCTTTGGCACGCACTAAGAGCAATGGGATTTGACTTTAAGAAAATTGGTCAAGCTTTTGACAATATTGAAAATACAAAAATTACCCAAAACTAA
- a CDS encoding glycosyltransferase family 4 protein codes for MRIVLISTPIGFLGSGRGGGVELTLNSLVSGLLNLGHYVEVIAPKNSKLHKSNEKAKLHLVEGEDQISWQHQNYNSPVIIPENSLLAGMLEKGLEIARKSDILLNMSYDWLPIWMTLNIDVPIAHIISMGSESLVINDLISKVYAKYPYNFAFHSKIQANDYPFIKKPTIIGNGFKLNNYIFQDSVNGPLAWVGRVAPEKGLEDAAYVAHVLGEKLNVWGVIEDETYALKIEQSFPQGTVCWKGFLATDELQKELGKCRVLLNTPKWNEAYGNVVVEALACGVPVVAYRRGGPSEIIRHGQTGFLAEPDDRETLLLHVKNIKNIKRINCREWVEKNASSDIFANKVLNWLNKVINEYK; via the coding sequence ATGCGAATAGTTTTAATTAGCACTCCAATAGGTTTCTTAGGTAGCGGCAGAGGCGGAGGAGTTGAGTTAACTTTAAATTCTTTAGTTTCTGGATTGCTTAATTTAGGTCACTATGTAGAAGTGATTGCTCCTAAAAATTCTAAATTACACAAAAGTAATGAAAAAGCAAAATTACATCTTGTAGAAGGTGAGGATCAAATCAGTTGGCAGCATCAAAATTACAATTCTCCTGTAATTATCCCAGAAAATTCGCTTCTTGCAGGAATGCTTGAAAAGGGATTAGAAATAGCTAGAAAATCAGATATATTGTTGAACATGTCTTATGATTGGTTACCTATCTGGATGACTTTAAATATAGATGTCCCCATTGCACATATTATTAGTATGGGTTCCGAAAGTTTAGTAATTAATGATTTAATTTCCAAGGTATATGCTAAGTATCCATATAATTTTGCTTTTCATTCAAAAATACAGGCCAATGATTATCCATTTATAAAAAAACCAACAATTATTGGTAATGGCTTTAAATTAAATAATTATATTTTTCAAGATTCAGTAAACGGACCTTTGGCTTGGGTTGGAAGAGTGGCGCCCGAGAAAGGCTTAGAGGATGCGGCTTATGTGGCACATGTACTTGGCGAAAAACTCAATGTTTGGGGAGTCATAGAAGATGAGACTTATGCCTTAAAGATTGAGCAATCATTTCCTCAAGGTACGGTATGTTGGAAGGGTTTTTTGGCTACCGATGAATTACAAAAAGAACTTGGCAAATGTAGGGTTTTACTAAATACCCCAAAATGGAATGAAGCATATGGGAATGTCGTTGTTGAAGCTTTAGCCTGTGGGGTGCCAGTTGTAGCTTATAGGAGGGGAGGACCTAGTGAAATTATTCGGCATGGGCAAACGGGATTCCTTGCTGAACCAGATGATAGAGAAACACTTCTTTTACATGTAAAGAACATCAAAAATATAAAGCGTATAAATTGTAGAGAATGGGTAGAAAAAAATGCCTCCTCTGATATATTTGCTAACAAGGTTTTGAACTGGCTTAATAAGGTAATTAATGAATATAAGTAA
- a CDS encoding DUF3386 domain-containing protein: protein MDNIKDINCKEIFRKAYENRYTWKNEFNGYQGKCIFLINDNIHKGSFLLGNDFKPNIQEIDDEKIVKSISSQLFEVCIHRVKREFESIHSENNFNLLKNSESGIEMSISGKNHGDKYRVKNECINMVYRKIHGTIIEIFVEEFFDTGIGTLSKKYSSQQIDPDTLKAKSQKLEYQDEFVNIGKKDYWILNSRTIKYLNKNQEEEIQKFVFEDLSLLK, encoded by the coding sequence ATGGATAATATAAAAGATATTAATTGTAAAGAGATTTTCAGAAAGGCTTATGAAAATAGGTATACCTGGAAGAATGAATTTAATGGTTACCAAGGTAAATGTATTTTTTTGATTAATGATAATATTCACAAAGGTAGCTTCTTATTAGGTAATGACTTTAAACCTAATATTCAAGAAATAGATGATGAGAAAATTGTTAAAAGTATTTCTTCTCAATTATTTGAAGTGTGTATTCATAGGGTAAAGAGAGAATTCGAATCTATTCATTCAGAAAATAATTTTAATTTACTTAAAAATTCTGAAAGTGGAATTGAAATGAGTATTTCAGGTAAGAATCATGGAGATAAATATAGAGTTAAAAATGAATGTATTAATATGGTCTATAGAAAAATTCATGGAACCATAATTGAAATCTTTGTTGAAGAATTCTTTGATACAGGAATAGGTACCCTTAGTAAAAAATACAGTAGTCAACAAATTGACCCTGATACACTTAAGGCCAAATCTCAAAAATTGGAATACCAGGATGAGTTTGTAAATATAGGTAAAAAGGATTATTGGATATTAAATTCGAGAACAATAAAATACTTAAATAAAAATCAAGAAGAAGAAATACAAAAATTTGTTTTTGAGGATCTTTCTTTGTTGAAATGA
- the aroH gene encoding chorismate mutase, which translates to MKDDYKISFIRGATTASGNSVAEIEDAVVELVNELILRNNLIKTNLLSITFTATKDLDACFPASIARRCNGLDSVAFLDCQQMQVSNDIDFCIRIMAQVLLPPDIPIKHPYLRGASKLRSDRC; encoded by the coding sequence ATGAAAGATGATTATAAAATTTCATTTATTAGAGGAGCTACTACAGCCTCTGGGAATTCTGTCGCGGAGATAGAAGATGCCGTAGTGGAATTAGTAAATGAATTAATTTTACGTAATAATCTGATCAAGACGAACTTATTATCCATTACATTCACGGCAACAAAAGACTTGGATGCATGTTTCCCCGCTTCAATTGCGAGGAGATGTAATGGTCTTGATTCAGTAGCATTTTTAGACTGCCAACAAATGCAGGTATCAAATGATATTGATTTTTGTATAAGAATAATGGCTCAAGTTCTATTGCCGCCAGATATTCCAATAAAACATCCTTACTTAAGAGGCGCTTCAAAATTAAGGTCAGATAGATGTTAA
- a CDS encoding EamA family transporter, with protein sequence MNSILNWFLMILPFIFWGTSMAAMTPLVSSAGPEFVASLRLLPAGILVLITTYLFKRDLKIYKCDLKWFFVFTIVDATFFQLFLTYGIEKTGAGLGSVLIDSQPLLVAVLARAIFGNLINPIGWLGLLFGLGGIVFLGVPQEFLENWWLMSDKAMTNVSFNFGELWMLAASLAMALGTILIRFTCTKSDPIAVTGWHMVFGSLPLILKHCIQSNFQIIPDWSLFDWGLMSFASVFGGAVAYGLFFYFANNKEITGFSTLAFLTPVFALLSGGVWLGERLTIVQWIGVVFVLISVFFVSQRRTLWENRTTDTTI encoded by the coding sequence ATGAATTCAATCCTAAATTGGTTTTTAATGATACTCCCATTTATTTTTTGGGGTACTTCAATGGCAGCTATGACTCCATTAGTTTCTAGTGCTGGTCCAGAGTTTGTGGCTTCTTTAAGATTACTTCCTGCAGGAATTCTTGTTCTAATAACAACATATTTGTTTAAAAGAGACTTAAAAATTTATAAGTGTGATTTGAAGTGGTTTTTTGTTTTTACAATTGTCGACGCTACTTTTTTTCAATTGTTTTTAACTTATGGTATTGAAAAAACTGGTGCAGGTCTCGGATCAGTATTAATAGATTCTCAGCCCCTTTTGGTTGCTGTACTAGCAAGAGCAATTTTTGGTAATTTAATTAACCCAATAGGTTGGTTAGGTTTGCTTTTTGGCTTAGGAGGGATAGTATTTTTAGGTGTTCCGCAGGAATTTTTAGAAAATTGGTGGTTAATGTCTGATAAGGCAATGACTAACGTTTCTTTTAATTTTGGAGAACTTTGGATGCTTGCAGCTTCTTTAGCTATGGCATTAGGAACAATTTTAATCAGATTCACGTGTACTAAAAGTGATCCAATTGCAGTTACTGGATGGCATATGGTTTTTGGAAGTTTGCCATTAATTCTTAAGCATTGCATACAATCAAATTTTCAAATTATCCCAGATTGGTCATTATTTGATTGGGGACTTATGTCATTTGCAAGTGTTTTCGGAGGAGCTGTAGCTTATGGATTGTTTTTCTACTTTGCTAACAACAAAGAAATAACTGGATTTAGTACTCTTGCATTTTTAACTCCTGTATTTGCTCTTTTAAGTGGAGGGGTATGGTTAGGTGAAAGGCTTACTATTGTTCAATGGATAGGAGTAGTTTTTGTGCTTATCTCGGTATTTTTTGTAAGCCAAAGAAGGACATTATGGGAAAATAGAACGACTGATACTACTATTTAG
- a CDS encoding AEC family transporter, whose protein sequence is MGLLLKEGIDINLIKSASLAFFVIGFLIILINIIPIFKNRLPNYTLQLAGLIGNTSFLGIPIAMALLPSSTINFTIGYDLGTTLFAWIFGPFYLPEKSQNKNIFDIKGLLNALINGPASRGIIGVFLAYLFQIDEFLGNYLWIPARIVIALAITIVGARLGLITNQKDEFFDFGEEIKYSILLKLLILPLIIFVISKFLNFDFYQSTAVILQAGTPTAISTILMAEAYGVKQRIASKILFTTTIISIATIPLLTILIKAFY, encoded by the coding sequence ATGGGTCTTTTATTGAAAGAGGGTATAGATATAAACCTTATTAAAAGTGCATCTCTAGCTTTTTTTGTAATTGGATTTTTAATAATTCTAATTAATATAATCCCAATATTTAAAAACAGACTTCCTAATTACACCTTACAACTTGCAGGACTTATAGGTAATACATCATTTCTTGGAATACCAATTGCAATGGCTCTTCTTCCATCATCGACTATAAACTTTACTATCGGTTATGACTTAGGTACAACATTGTTTGCCTGGATATTTGGACCTTTTTATCTTCCAGAAAAATCACAAAATAAGAATATCTTTGATATTAAAGGTTTGTTAAATGCCTTAATAAATGGTCCTGCATCTAGAGGGATAATTGGTGTATTTTTGGCATACCTCTTTCAAATAGACGAGTTTTTAGGCAATTATCTTTGGATACCTGCAAGAATAGTTATTGCTTTAGCAATTACTATTGTGGGAGCAAGGCTAGGATTAATAACAAATCAAAAAGATGAATTTTTTGATTTTGGAGAGGAAATAAAGTACTCAATTTTATTAAAGTTATTGATCCTACCATTAATCATTTTTGTAATAAGCAAATTTTTAAATTTTGATTTCTATCAATCAACTGCAGTTATTCTTCAGGCAGGAACTCCAACTGCTATATCAACAATTTTAATGGCAGAGGCTTATGGAGTGAAACAAAGGATAGCTTCAAAAATTTTATTTACTACAACAATAATTTCAATAGCGACAATTCCACTCTTGACAATTTTGATAAAGGCATTTTATTGA